Sequence from the Actinocatenispora sera genome:
TCGTTCCGGCAAAACGAGCCCAAGGCCGATCATTGTGCGCCGGGCACAACTCAACCGTGCAACCTGCCGGCATAAAGCTGGATCTGTAGTGCCAAGCGCACGTCCGGTGCATCAAGGTCCACCGGGAGCGCGGCACGCAGCCGGCGCATCCGGTAGCGGAAGGTGTTCGGATGTACGTGCAGCTGCCGGCTCGCCGCCGCCGGATCACCCGGGTGCGCGAGGTACGCCCGGAGCGTCTCGGCGTACCAGCCGCCACGCGAGTCGTCGGTCGCGAGCAGCGCGCCGAGCGGGCCGATCGCGAGCAGGTCGCCCAGCGGCACCGCGCCGGTGACCAGGTCGAGTACGGCCGCCGCCCAGGAGTCCTCGTGCGCGGCGACCGGCCCGGTGACGAAGCCCCGGTCGATCAGCCGCAGCAGCGCCGCGGCCTGCACGGTCGAGCGGTGCAGCTCGCCGAGCCGGTCGACCGGGCCGCCGGCCGCGACCCGTACGTCCGGCTCGGTGCGCGCCAGCTCGGTGCCGAGCTTCGCCAGCCACGGCCAGGAGCCGGTGTCACCGTGCTCGGTCACCACCGCGTACAGCCGGCCCTCGTACTCGGTGATCGCCGGCCGCCGCCAGCCCCGGCTGCGGCCGATCGACTCCCACAGCGCCTGCAGCCGGTCCGCGTGCCGGGGCGTACCGGGGTGCGGGTCGTCCGGCGCGGCCAGATCCAGCGCCACCGCCCGGTACGGGCCCGGCGGCAGGGCCAGGTCGGCCGGGTCGTCGGCCCCGGTACCGGACAGGGCGGCGCGCAGCCGGTCGGCGGCGACCCGGCGGGCCACGTCGGCGGCGGCCCGCACCCGCAGCAGGTGCAGCGCCACCACGCTCGCGGTGTCGGCGAACGCCTGGACCCGCTCCTCCGGCGGCCGTTCCGGCACCAGCGCCCAGATCGAGCCGAGCAGCTGCCCGGACAGCCGTACCGGCACGATGAGCCGGGGCATCGTGCCGTCCGGCTGCTCCGGTACGAAGATGGGCTCGGAACCGCTGCCGAGCCGGCGGAACACGCCGCGGGAGCGGAACTGGCGCAGCACGTCGGCGGGCACCCGGCGGCCGACGATAGTGGACAGCCGGGCCGCGTCCGCCTGTTCCTGCCGCTTCGAGTAGGCGAGCACCCGGGAGAACTCGTCCTCGATGGTGACCGGCGCGTCGATCACCGCGGCGGCCGCGTCGGCCAGCGTGAACAGGTCCTGGAACGCCGGCGAGTCGACCGAGCCGGCGGGCGCAGCGACGGTACCGGTGTCGACCAGGCTGCGCAGCAGCCACACCACTTGGGCCCAGGACACCTGCCGGCGGGCGGTCACCAGCGGCAGCCGCAGCTCCCGGGCCCTGGCTCGGACGGCCGCCTCGCGGGCGACCGGTGGCCGCAGCAGCAGCGCCGCCGCGCCCCGGTCGGCGCACCGTTCCAGTACGGCCAGCGCCGCCGGCACGTCGTGTACGGCGACGCCGAGGACCAGGTCGCCGGGGTGGATGCGGTCCACGTCGGACGGGTCGGGGTCGGCGACGACCACGTCGCGCACCCCCGGATCGGTACCGACCTCGACCGGGTCGAGCAGCCCCGGGCCGAGCGCGTCGAGCACCCACCGCAGCCCGATCACCGCGCCTCCCGCCGTCGTCGTCGCCCCCATTCTGTCCCGGTACCACCGTGTACCGATCGGCGAGCCGGGTACCCGGTGTGGTGAGTACGACGGTTTCGACCGGGCACCAACCGGGTAATCTGGAATCGTTCCAGATTATGGCGCCCCGGCCCGCCGGGGCACAAAGGACGGATCACAAGGGGGAGAGATCATGGCAGCCGTCACCGGCCCACTGTCCGACGAGGCGCGCAAGGTCACCGGCGATGCCCTGCAGTCGGCGCTGGTCGACCTGATCGACCTGTCGCTGTCGGCCAAGCAGGCGCACTGGAACCTGATCGGCCCGCACTTCCGGTCGCTGCACCTGCAGCTCGACGACGTCGTCGACATCGCCCGCAAGCACATGGACATCGTCGCCGAGCGGGCCGTCGCCATCGGCGTCAACCCGGACGGGCGCGCCGAGACGGTCGCCAAGTCGGCGCACACCAAGCAGCTGCCCGACGGGTACGTGCAGGACCGCGACGTGATCGAGTACTTCACCAGCCTGCTGGCCGACATCGTGCAGCGGTTCCGCACCCGGGTACGCGACACCGACGAGCCCGACCCGATCACCCAGGACCTGCTGATCGCCGCGACCCAGGACCTCGAACAGCAGCACTGGATGATCCAGGCCCAGAAGTAGCCGCCGAGAGAGTTGATCAAGGACTGAGTTAGTTGATCAAGGGATCGGGACACGTTTGCCCAGGCCGATCCGCACCGATCCCTTGATCAACCGGGCCAGCGCGGCGCGGCCGCGCCCGCGCCGTGCCACGCCGTGCCGGGCTGGGCCGCGCGCCGGGGCGGCGTCGATCAAGGACCGGGAGTGTTGATCAAGGGATCGGGACACGTTCGGCCAGGTCGGTCCGCACGGATCCCTTGATCAACTACGCCGGGGCTTGATCAGGCGTCGAAGGCGGCACCGGCGGCGGTCGGGTCGCCTGCGGCGATCGCCTGGTAGATCGCCCGATGACGCTCGTACAGGCCGGGCGGCGGCACCGCGTCGGCCGAATCCGGCCGGTCCGGCCAGACCAGCTGCGCCTTGCGCAGCGCGCCCACGACGCCGGACCGCAGCAGGGTCAGCGCCGGGCTGGCTGCCGCCTCGATCATCGCGTCGTGGAACTCCTCGTGCGCGGTCAGCACGGCGTTCGGCCGAACGTCCCGCATCCCCTCCAGCGCCTGGCGCAGCGCCGCCAGCTGGGCGTGGTCGGCCTGCGTGGCCGCCTCCCGGGCCGCCTGCCGGTCCAGCGCGTCCAGCGCGGTGAACATCGACTCGGCCGGCAGCCCGGAGAACGTCACCGCGACACCGAGGGTACGAGTCAGCGCCTGCGGGTTCAGCGCCTCCACGTACGTACCGGAGCCGGATCGGCGCCGCAGGATGCCGGCCGACTCGAGGAACCGCAACCGGTCCCGCAGCGCGGTACGGCTGACGCCGAGGCGGGTGGCAAGCTCACGCTCGGCCGGTAGCCGCTCGCCCGGCCGGATCTCCCGGATGATCGCGGCGAGCCGCATCGCGAGCGGATCGGCCAGCGCGTCCGGTGGATCGGCGAGCGGCCCGTCACCCGTGTACCCGTAGCTCATGGCCCGCATTGTTCCGTGTACTGAGCGGATGTGCGGCCCCCGTACGGCAGGTTTGACCGAATCTTGCCCGCCCGCCCGTCGATCTTGGCCCTGCGGCGCGCCGATCGCGGCCTCGTGGCGGCGCCCAGCCGCGCCGATCGCGGCCTCGTGGCGGCGCCCAGCCGCGCGATCCGGCCGGTGGCGGCGCCCAGCCGCGCCGATCCGGCCGGCGGCGGCGCCCAGCCGCGCCGATCCGGGCCGGCGGCGGCGCCATCCTCCCGCCGGTCGTGGACTCGTGGCGCCGCGCCGAGCTCGGGCCCGCGGCGGCGCGCCGTCGAGGACACGCCGCACGCAGGTTCTCGACCAGCGGGGACGAGCGGGCGGGTTCCTGATCGACGCGACGAGGCCGCATCGGCGAGCGATGCGGCCTCGAAACGCAAGCCCGGGCGGACCCACGACCGCGGAAAGCTTCGTTCTTCCCCCCGTCGTGCAGCCCGCCCGGCTGCCGGTGTCTCGCCCCCCTGGCCGGTGCCACCCCCCAGTTGCGCCGGCCGCAAGACACCCTGGTCGTCGCGATTTATTCCCGTCGATCGGTACGACCACCTACAAGGTTGGTAGCACCGCGCATGGTTGTCAAGAGTTGCCGACGAATTACTCGGCGTAATTTTGCCAGGTGGAGATGGGTGGGTTTGGTATCCAGAGTCGCTACCCGGCAATGGTCGACCGCTGGATCATGCAGGAGAGGCGGGCCGTGCAGACCCGCCGGCCGGCGTCGTCGACGACCTCGATCTCGTACGTCGCGAGGCTGCGTCCGAGCCGCAGCGCCGTCGCGGTGGCGGTGACCGAGCCGTCCCGCACGCCGAGGTGGTGGCTCGCGTTGAGCTCGATGCCGACCGCGCGCCCACCCGGCCCGGCGTGCAGCGCCGCCCCGACCGACCCGACGGTCTCCGCCAGCACGCAGGACGCGCCGCCGTGCAGCAGCCCGTACGGCTGGGTGTTGCCGACGACCGGCATCCGGCCGACGACCCGGTCCGGGGCGGCCGACAGCACCTCGACCCCCATCCGGTCGGCGAGCGCCCCCATGCTCTCGAAGACCTCGCTCAGCGTCGCCGCCGTCACTGCCCGCTCGTCCACGCCCGCCGCGGCCCGCTCGTGCACACCCGCCGTCTCGCCCGCGTCCACCGCGCCGCCCCTGACCGTCTCGTCGTCCGCCATGCCGGCGACGCTACCCGCCTGCCGCCCGGCCGGGAACGTCGTGCCACGACACGTGCCGCACACCACCACGCCGGTACGAACGATCCGGGCACTCGCCGCGATCGGTTCTACTCTCCAGCAACGGATCCAAGGCGGGACAGCACCAGATTCGTTGGCAGGTAACCGGACCGGAGACCCCACGCACTCGGCACGCCTCCGGTCGTGACCCCGACGGCGCGATCGACTCGACGAAGTACGCCGCCATCGTCCACTATGGACTATCAAGTGCCACGCCGCACCCCAGCAGCGGCAACCGATCCATCACTGATGAGTCCATAGTGGATAGTTTCGATTCGGGCCGGGATCGATGGGTTCAGCCAGGCACGGTCCGCCGCGCCTCGGTGAGACTGCCGTCGGCGACGTACGAGTAGAACCGGTCGGTGTCGCCGGACAGGTACCCGAGGAGCGGCTCGCGCATGGCCGGAAAGGGCAGGGTCGCGATCCGTTCCCGGGCGGTCGACAGCGGAACGAACTCGCTGGCGACGACCTCGCCGGCCGGATCACCGGCGAACCCGTCGACCGCCGACCAGCCGGCCACGACGAAAACGTGCGCCGTGGACAGGAACGACGGCGTGCACAGCTCGGTCACGTGCGCGAGCCGCACCACCGGGCCGGGCCGCAGGCCGGTCTCCTCGACCAGCTCGCGGCTCAGCGCGGCGAGCAGTGACTCGCCGTCCTCGACCGTCCCGCCGGGCAGGCTCCAGAAACCCCGGACGCGGAACTGCTGGCGCACCAACAGCAGCCGGTCGTCCCGGACCAGGATCCCTGCCACCGCTGCGATCCGCCGCACGCTCAGCCCCGGAGGGCGATCAGGTGCAGCAGCGGGGCGACCGCGCGGTACGGGTCGGTGCGGCCGGCGCGGTCCTCCGCGTCCAGGATGGCGGCGAACGTCTCGTCGTCGGGCACCGGGCTGTCCGCGGCGAGGGTGTCGGTGAACACCCGCACGCCGTACCAGGTGGGTACGGACAGGCCGAGACCGGCCAGCGCGGCGGTCAGGTCGGCGCGGCGGTCGGCGCGGGCCTGCACGCCGATCCGGTTCAGGTAGCCGGCCTGCGTGAACGCGCGGCGCGCGGCGGTCCAGTCACCCGTGAGCCCGGGCCGCATCGCGAGCGCGTCCCCGTTGCGTACCAGCAGGGACAGCACCCCGCCGGGTGCGAGCACCCGGGCCAGGTCGGCGAGCAGCGGGGCCGGATCGTCGAAGTACATGAGCACGCCGTGGCACAGCACCACGTCGAAGCTCGCCGGCCCGAACAGCCCGCCCCGACCCCCGCCGGCCGGCTCGCCCCCAGCAGGCACGGCACCACCAGCCACACCG
This genomic interval carries:
- a CDS encoding PucR family transcriptional regulator, which gives rise to MGATTTAGGAVIGLRWVLDALGPGLLDPVEVGTDPGVRDVVVADPDPSDVDRIHPGDLVLGVAVHDVPAALAVLERCADRGAAALLLRPPVAREAAVRARARELRLPLVTARRQVSWAQVVWLLRSLVDTGTVAAPAGSVDSPAFQDLFTLADAAAAVIDAPVTIEDEFSRVLAYSKRQEQADAARLSTIVGRRVPADVLRQFRSRGVFRRLGSGSEPIFVPEQPDGTMPRLIVPVRLSGQLLGSIWALVPERPPEERVQAFADTASVVALHLLRVRAAADVARRVAADRLRAALSGTGADDPADLALPPGPYRAVALDLAAPDDPHPGTPRHADRLQALWESIGRSRGWRRPAITEYEGRLYAVVTEHGDTGSWPWLAKLGTELARTEPDVRVAAGGPVDRLGELHRSTVQAAALLRLIDRGFVTGPVAAHEDSWAAAVLDLVTGAVPLGDLLAIGPLGALLATDDSRGGWYAETLRAYLAHPGDPAAASRQLHVHPNTFRYRMRRLRAALPVDLDAPDVRLALQIQLYAGRLHG
- a CDS encoding Dps family protein is translated as MAAVTGPLSDEARKVTGDALQSALVDLIDLSLSAKQAHWNLIGPHFRSLHLQLDDVVDIARKHMDIVAERAVAIGVNPDGRAETVAKSAHTKQLPDGYVQDRDVIEYFTSLLADIVQRFRTRVRDTDEPDPITQDLLIAATQDLEQQHWMIQAQK
- a CDS encoding FadR/GntR family transcriptional regulator, with amino-acid sequence MSYGYTGDGPLADPPDALADPLAMRLAAIIREIRPGERLPAERELATRLGVSRTALRDRLRFLESAGILRRRSGSGTYVEALNPQALTRTLGVAVTFSGLPAESMFTALDALDRQAAREAATQADHAQLAALRQALEGMRDVRPNAVLTAHEEFHDAMIEAAASPALTLLRSGVVGALRKAQLVWPDRPDSADAVPPPGLYERHRAIYQAIAAGDPTAAGAAFDA
- a CDS encoding PaaI family thioesterase, yielding MADDETVRGGAVDAGETAGVHERAAAGVDERAVTAATLSEVFESMGALADRMGVEVLSAAPDRVVGRMPVVGNTQPYGLLHGGASCVLAETVGSVGAALHAGPGGRAVGIELNASHHLGVRDGSVTATATALRLGRSLATYEIEVVDDAGRRVCTARLSCMIQRSTIAG
- a CDS encoding NUDIX hydrolase, with translation MAGILVRDDRLLLVRQQFRVRGFWSLPGGTVEDGESLLAALSRELVEETGLRPGPVVRLAHVTELCTPSFLSTAHVFVVAGWSAVDGFAGDPAGEVVASEFVPLSTARERIATLPFPAMREPLLGYLSGDTDRFYSYVADGSLTEARRTVPG
- a CDS encoding class I SAM-dependent methyltransferase translates to MTGFAAGEPEWRARLGSLRQAVRQELVARQLAEQVPDAPPRRVLDVGCGQGTQALRLARRGHRVTGLDGSDRLLADFEAALSVEPATVRDRVTLVRADIAQLHAPAGDPPPGGPARDERADVAAGDERADVAAGGVPAGGRRAGVAGGAVPAGGEPAGGGRGGLFGPASFDVVLCHGVLMYFDDPAPLLADLARVLAPGGVLSLLVRNGDALAMRPGLTGDWTAARRAFTQAGYLNRIGVQARADRRADLTAALAGLGLSVPTWYGVRVFTDTLAADSPVPDDETFAAILDAEDRAGRTDPYRAVAPLLHLIALRG